A single Crateriforma conspicua DNA region contains:
- a CDS encoding secretin N-terminal domain-containing protein produces the protein MQKLTTQHRWLLAAMVVMATIADASAQQGTDYSLLAQPTYADRLNLTDQQRAKIAEILDQRVSELVKVASDRRDDVVKDSNARLAAVLTPEQRGAFDNVHQSGKIQFNFRGQPWSSVLQWFADQADLSLVMDNEPSGKFTYSDTNDYTPTEAIDLLNSVLLSKDYTLIRREKMLILADTSDGIPFEIVPTVPVDKLAERGKFEIVSTEFPVGARPMDVVVQEVTPLVGSHGQVTPMAAAKKLLVTETAGKLRAINILIASIPEPKKPEPKEKKEAPKPVFATYPAPGLDGEATVETLQALFSSAQIRFDPNADEVHAHATPEMQKGIEASIQKMIENASGDNADAVTTYDVDPDRLDDLVEQIQLVHPDVQVKADADNQRILVVGDGRQQTAVKATLERLDVGGSGGNDSALAVAIHQVDPDSTDALSALVQDVVPRALVLSQPGRIVIRGNSSELSMAKETIDQYPRDPALERTLAFYPQQQPLSRQMLTMLTKAVPDATVEWLGDEGRLSVVATQREHQRVTETLAQMEQAGGASPRQLKLYPISPLQRDRFAMIQRDLPESLATMKINPQASLTEMAAWGSERQHAELTSLLAQLDVGTDDALIPVQTLAVDVEDDRTLLASLRKRFPQLEMIYNDQTEVLSVWAQEEEFEKVRQEYDKLAAALPPRREPVLETYAVDAADLSNLQRNLQSLVPDAVVTADSANGRLIVRATAEDQTEVQSLIEKLSADATTDRSVTIAYPLEKGDADAIVKLLSRMQPEWKIVADERSNRVLVAAPLSQQPRIQALVRQLDADPDEASQTSVVSYPFRTLNPSNVLRMLQPLFPRMRLTVDADSKQLVASGTGLDHQELAQAIARVDGNRSTQTSKVVGYDLGDTKAEEVENVLMQLVPAAVISSDPDESRIFVWADQEDHQAVAEAIDQFTQMTGKSDFSLRTYPLPVRIGPTAITMFQSMADDAAFSLDQARENLVVWASEKDHQTIQTAFDQLNQQTSKSDDQVLRVYRDKPEVIALAAEVLDDIAPDARSVDAQADDRLILWAIPDEHDAIEALLERLRTELGGDATDRRVGVYPISDFSVETAESMLREQLPDATVLESDDYQLMVLATEQEHEQIKAMLEQLRQANQDRKTSVLRQHPVRKDLLPEIREHLKDEIPQLRFVDSESEDALSIWASEQQHERIVALIESFETAMKPEPDPLVHVYPIDPEKMAAYTVYRALDRRLVGLMSVQISNESNSLVARGTPAQQAEIGQAIEAIVSQLPDTQRRRTAVYPLQMADPTSVSRALTRFATDATIVPEPESSTLIVTALEKDHQRIAEVIDKLDVVSGQQPVVQAYPIRHGDPQAIYRSVSLAFLRNPDYSITYQDASKTLFVIAKPRSQATFAEMFQSLDVPESKRELKVYPLELADAVSIMTAVRDAEKDAVVTADRGSNSLLVTGTEQSHESVAKIIQSLDVASGTEPVLNAYPIRNGDPAAVSRALTLAFYRNPNYTVSYQAVNETVFVTATPKHQAIFAEMFEAMDVPESKKVLKVYPLQLAEPSAVARAVSNVASDATVVADSGSSSLLVTGDDEDHAVIGELIEQLDVVSGQEPVVEAYPIKNGDPTSVSQALTQAFLRDRNYVVTYQSANETIFVTATPRYQAIFAQMFESLDVAEGKKELKVYPLKLADPDSVADAIADVRPEAIVSADEGSNSLLVTGTDDTHEAVRGVVEQLDVASGQEPVVRAYPIRNGDPTSISRSLSIAFYRNNDFNITYQEDTSTVFVVATPRNQSTFAEMFQSLDVPESTKKLKVYPLTLADPDSVAEAIEDLAPTATVTADAGSNSIMVTAPDDVHAKVDEVIGQLDVASGQEPVMRAYPIRNGDPDAIADSVIRAFARSRDYSITYQESNETLFVLAMPKHQVAIDEMLQAMDQPPPQRPAQTSQLYPLANVSATVAASTIDSIVQDEVPRPEVLANRTSNSLVVVATDQQHSRIAQALQKLDGDERILEVFQLRTTDPYMIEMAVRDLFAGLIGTSRPYVSTDYGTNKIFVRGTEDQLTQIRALLTKLGEQVDADEKAATALGTGTTRRIPFAGDTESAVRQVQSVWSRIRGNRIKVIYPAQQRRGDAVPWPGESPKQELAPENPGETDGTMDPATDARVDGMVSGVRLVAQQDTLRAAPPTPQTRSDQGQAGTSSEKQGDAPEELADVVVIPGPDSITISSDDTDALDRMETLLRGISQLGRTEASDTNFAVFMLQNSGAIDMEMLLKRLVDEMPFMRGGLTDAVVVSDERLNALIVYGSPRTREIVGDLLEVLDTDELPDFLNVYRPEIINLENTQADRVLTILRTVYRSQMSTAGGRRPLQVPRGVGASVASVLQQLNAAAAGPLLTLEVDEAANALIVRAPAELRDEIRSFVTDMDQRALNQSNRNVKIIRLKRSKSDSIERALREFIAR, from the coding sequence ATGCAAAAACTAACAACGCAGCATCGATGGCTCCTGGCCGCGATGGTGGTCATGGCAACGATTGCCGATGCCAGTGCCCAACAGGGGACGGACTACTCCCTTTTGGCCCAGCCCACGTATGCCGATCGGTTGAATCTGACGGACCAACAACGTGCCAAGATCGCCGAAATTTTGGACCAACGGGTCAGTGAATTGGTCAAGGTCGCCAGTGACCGTCGCGATGACGTGGTCAAAGATTCCAACGCACGATTGGCCGCCGTGCTGACACCCGAACAACGTGGCGCGTTCGACAACGTTCATCAAAGCGGAAAAATCCAGTTCAACTTCCGCGGCCAGCCTTGGTCCAGCGTGCTGCAGTGGTTTGCCGATCAAGCTGACCTATCGCTCGTGATGGATAACGAACCCTCGGGGAAATTCACCTACAGCGACACGAATGATTACACACCGACCGAGGCGATCGACCTACTGAACAGTGTGTTGCTAAGCAAGGACTACACGCTGATCCGTCGTGAAAAAATGCTGATCCTTGCCGACACCAGCGACGGAATCCCCTTCGAGATCGTGCCGACAGTGCCGGTCGACAAACTGGCCGAGCGTGGAAAGTTTGAAATCGTTTCGACCGAGTTTCCCGTTGGTGCGCGTCCAATGGATGTGGTGGTTCAAGAAGTCACGCCATTGGTCGGATCGCACGGCCAAGTCACACCCATGGCCGCCGCCAAGAAACTATTGGTGACCGAAACTGCCGGCAAACTTCGTGCGATCAATATCCTGATTGCATCGATCCCGGAACCCAAAAAGCCTGAACCCAAGGAAAAGAAAGAAGCACCCAAACCGGTCTTTGCAACCTATCCGGCCCCCGGGCTTGATGGCGAAGCGACGGTGGAAACGCTGCAGGCCTTGTTTTCGTCGGCACAGATTCGCTTTGATCCCAATGCCGACGAAGTCCACGCGCACGCAACGCCGGAAATGCAGAAGGGTATCGAAGCCAGCATCCAGAAAATGATCGAAAACGCATCCGGAGACAACGCGGATGCGGTGACAACTTACGATGTCGATCCGGATCGTTTGGACGACTTGGTCGAACAAATTCAATTGGTGCATCCCGATGTCCAGGTCAAAGCCGATGCGGATAACCAACGAATTTTGGTCGTCGGCGATGGACGTCAACAAACCGCGGTCAAGGCAACGCTGGAGCGGTTGGACGTGGGAGGATCTGGCGGAAACGATTCGGCACTCGCGGTGGCCATCCACCAAGTCGACCCCGATTCCACCGATGCGTTGTCGGCGTTGGTTCAAGACGTCGTTCCACGTGCGCTGGTGCTGTCGCAACCGGGACGAATCGTCATCCGTGGTAATTCGAGCGAATTGTCGATGGCCAAAGAAACCATCGACCAATACCCGCGTGATCCGGCACTGGAACGAACCCTTGCGTTCTATCCGCAACAGCAACCGCTCAGCCGTCAAATGCTGACGATGTTGACCAAGGCGGTGCCTGATGCCACTGTCGAGTGGTTGGGCGATGAAGGCCGGTTAAGCGTCGTTGCGACCCAGCGTGAACATCAACGCGTCACCGAAACACTGGCCCAAATGGAACAGGCGGGCGGCGCGTCACCGCGGCAGTTGAAGCTGTATCCGATCAGTCCATTGCAGCGTGATCGATTTGCAATGATCCAACGCGATCTGCCCGAATCGCTAGCCACGATGAAGATCAATCCGCAAGCCAGCTTGACCGAAATGGCGGCTTGGGGAAGCGAACGTCAACATGCGGAATTGACCAGCTTGTTGGCACAGTTGGATGTGGGAACCGACGATGCGCTCATTCCCGTTCAAACGTTGGCGGTGGATGTCGAAGATGACCGAACACTGTTGGCTTCGTTGCGAAAACGGTTCCCGCAGTTGGAGATGATTTACAACGATCAGACAGAGGTGTTATCGGTCTGGGCACAGGAAGAGGAATTCGAAAAGGTTCGTCAAGAATACGACAAGCTGGCGGCAGCGTTGCCACCACGAAGGGAACCAGTGCTGGAAACCTACGCCGTCGACGCCGCAGACCTTTCCAATCTGCAACGCAACTTGCAATCTTTGGTGCCCGATGCAGTGGTGACCGCGGATTCGGCCAACGGTCGATTGATTGTGCGTGCCACCGCGGAAGATCAAACGGAGGTTCAATCGCTGATCGAAAAGTTGTCGGCCGATGCAACAACCGATCGCAGTGTGACCATCGCTTATCCGTTGGAAAAGGGCGATGCGGATGCCATCGTCAAGCTACTTTCACGGATGCAGCCCGAATGGAAAATCGTCGCCGACGAACGATCGAATCGGGTGTTGGTTGCCGCACCGCTGTCCCAACAGCCTCGGATTCAAGCTCTGGTTCGGCAATTGGATGCCGACCCGGACGAGGCCAGTCAAACAAGCGTGGTTTCGTATCCGTTTCGAACGTTGAACCCCAGCAACGTCTTACGAATGCTACAGCCTCTGTTTCCCCGTATGCGATTGACCGTTGACGCCGACAGCAAGCAATTGGTGGCATCCGGAACCGGGCTGGATCATCAGGAACTTGCGCAAGCGATTGCACGTGTCGATGGAAATCGTTCGACCCAAACGTCCAAGGTGGTGGGCTACGATCTGGGCGACACGAAAGCAGAAGAGGTGGAAAACGTATTGATGCAATTGGTTCCCGCTGCGGTCATTTCGTCCGATCCAGACGAAAGCCGAATCTTTGTTTGGGCGGACCAGGAAGACCATCAGGCCGTGGCCGAAGCGATCGACCAGTTCACCCAAATGACGGGCAAATCCGACTTCAGCTTGCGGACCTACCCTTTGCCAGTCCGAATCGGGCCGACCGCCATCACCATGTTTCAGTCCATGGCCGATGATGCGGCGTTTTCGCTGGATCAGGCTCGCGAAAATCTGGTCGTATGGGCAAGCGAAAAAGATCACCAGACGATTCAAACTGCGTTCGATCAATTGAATCAGCAAACGTCGAAATCGGACGACCAGGTCTTGCGGGTTTATCGCGACAAGCCGGAAGTCATTGCGCTGGCGGCGGAGGTCTTGGACGACATTGCCCCGGATGCACGGTCGGTGGATGCACAGGCGGACGATCGGCTGATTCTGTGGGCGATTCCCGACGAACACGATGCGATCGAAGCCTTGCTGGAACGTCTGCGAACCGAACTCGGCGGCGATGCCACGGACCGAAGGGTTGGCGTGTATCCGATCTCCGATTTCAGCGTGGAAACGGCCGAAAGTATGCTGCGCGAACAGTTGCCGGACGCGACCGTTTTGGAATCCGATGACTACCAACTGATGGTCTTGGCGACCGAACAGGAACATGAGCAAATCAAGGCCATGTTGGAACAGTTGCGTCAGGCCAACCAAGACCGAAAAACGTCCGTGCTGCGGCAACACCCGGTCCGCAAGGATTTGTTGCCAGAGATCCGCGAACATCTGAAAGACGAGATTCCCCAGTTGCGATTCGTCGACAGCGAATCGGAAGACGCACTGTCCATCTGGGCATCGGAGCAGCAACACGAACGAATCGTTGCATTGATCGAGTCATTTGAAACAGCGATGAAACCGGAACCGGATCCGCTGGTTCACGTGTATCCGATCGACCCCGAAAAGATGGCTGCGTACACCGTTTACCGGGCTTTGGATCGGCGACTGGTTGGATTGATGTCAGTCCAGATCAGCAACGAAAGCAACAGCCTGGTCGCACGGGGGACGCCTGCGCAGCAAGCGGAAATTGGCCAAGCGATCGAGGCGATCGTGTCGCAATTGCCCGATACCCAACGTCGCCGAACCGCCGTTTATCCACTCCAGATGGCGGATCCCACTTCCGTTTCCCGAGCCCTGACGCGATTCGCCACCGATGCGACCATCGTTCCCGAACCCGAATCTTCCACGTTGATCGTCACGGCACTTGAAAAGGATCACCAACGCATCGCCGAGGTGATTGACAAGTTGGACGTCGTGTCTGGTCAACAACCTGTCGTCCAAGCCTATCCGATCCGGCATGGTGATCCTCAGGCGATCTATCGGTCCGTTTCGCTGGCCTTTCTGCGGAACCCCGATTATTCGATCACCTATCAAGACGCCAGCAAAACACTATTCGTGATCGCCAAGCCACGCAGCCAGGCGACGTTTGCGGAAATGTTCCAGTCGCTGGATGTTCCCGAAAGCAAACGAGAACTGAAGGTCTATCCTTTGGAACTGGCCGATGCGGTGTCCATCATGACCGCCGTGCGTGACGCGGAAAAAGATGCCGTCGTCACCGCCGACCGAGGTTCCAATTCGTTGCTGGTGACGGGAACCGAGCAGTCGCATGAATCGGTTGCAAAGATTATCCAGTCGCTGGACGTCGCCTCCGGGACTGAACCCGTTTTGAACGCATACCCCATTCGCAACGGGGATCCCGCTGCGGTTTCTCGTGCTCTGACCTTGGCGTTCTATCGAAATCCAAATTACACCGTCAGCTATCAAGCCGTGAACGAGACGGTTTTTGTGACAGCGACACCGAAGCATCAAGCGATCTTTGCGGAAATGTTTGAAGCGATGGATGTGCCGGAAAGCAAAAAAGTGCTGAAGGTCTATCCCTTGCAGTTGGCTGAACCTTCCGCGGTTGCTCGAGCCGTTTCCAACGTTGCTTCCGACGCAACCGTCGTCGCCGACAGTGGTTCCAGTTCGTTGTTGGTCACCGGAGACGATGAGGACCACGCCGTCATTGGTGAACTGATCGAACAGTTGGACGTCGTTTCCGGCCAAGAGCCAGTCGTCGAAGCCTATCCGATCAAAAACGGCGATCCGACATCGGTTTCACAGGCGTTAACGCAAGCGTTCCTACGTGACCGTAACTACGTTGTGACCTATCAGAGTGCCAACGAAACCATCTTCGTGACCGCGACGCCGCGTTATCAAGCCATCTTTGCTCAGATGTTTGAGTCGTTGGATGTCGCCGAGGGAAAGAAAGAGCTCAAAGTCTATCCGCTGAAGTTGGCCGATCCCGATTCGGTGGCCGATGCCATTGCCGACGTTCGTCCCGAAGCCATCGTGTCGGCGGACGAAGGTTCCAATTCACTGTTGGTGACCGGAACCGATGACACCCATGAAGCGGTCCGTGGTGTCGTCGAACAGTTGGATGTCGCATCAGGGCAAGAACCTGTGGTCCGCGCCTATCCCATTCGCAACGGTGACCCCACATCCATTTCACGATCCTTGTCGATCGCGTTTTACCGTAACAACGATTTCAACATCACCTATCAAGAAGACACCAGTACCGTTTTCGTCGTTGCAACCCCACGCAATCAATCCACCTTTGCGGAGATGTTCCAATCGCTGGACGTTCCCGAGTCAACGAAAAAGTTGAAAGTCTATCCGTTAACACTGGCGGATCCTGATAGCGTCGCCGAGGCAATCGAAGACTTGGCTCCGACCGCCACTGTCACCGCCGACGCGGGGTCTAATTCAATCATGGTGACGGCACCGGATGACGTGCATGCCAAAGTCGACGAAGTGATCGGTCAATTGGATGTGGCGTCCGGGCAGGAACCCGTCATGCGGGCCTATCCGATTCGAAACGGTGATCCCGACGCGATCGCAGATTCCGTCATTCGGGCGTTCGCACGCAGTCGCGATTATTCCATCACTTACCAGGAATCGAACGAAACTCTGTTTGTGCTGGCGATGCCAAAGCATCAGGTGGCGATCGATGAAATGCTTCAAGCGATGGACCAGCCGCCACCGCAGCGTCCGGCGCAAACGTCTCAGCTTTATCCGTTGGCCAACGTCAGCGCGACGGTTGCCGCATCGACGATCGACTCGATTGTCCAAGATGAAGTTCCGCGTCCCGAGGTTCTGGCCAATCGAACCAGCAATTCGCTGGTGGTGGTCGCGACGGATCAACAGCACTCTCGAATCGCCCAGGCACTGCAAAAGCTTGACGGCGACGAGCGGATCCTGGAAGTCTTTCAACTGCGAACCACCGATCCATACATGATCGAAATGGCGGTTCGCGATCTGTTTGCCGGATTGATCGGGACCAGCCGGCCGTACGTTTCGACCGACTACGGCACGAACAAGATCTTTGTGCGGGGGACCGAAGATCAATTGACCCAAATCCGTGCGTTGCTGACCAAGTTGGGCGAACAAGTGGACGCCGATGAAAAAGCGGCCACCGCATTGGGAACAGGGACCACTCGACGCATTCCGTTTGCCGGTGACACCGAATCTGCGGTGCGTCAGGTGCAATCGGTGTGGTCACGGATTCGCGGAAACCGCATCAAAGTCATCTATCCGGCACAGCAGCGACGTGGCGATGCCGTACCCTGGCCTGGCGAATCACCAAAGCAGGAACTTGCACCTGAGAATCCAGGCGAAACCGACGGTACGATGGATCCTGCAACCGACGCACGCGTCGATGGGATGGTGTCAGGCGTTCGGCTGGTGGCACAGCAAGACACGCTGCGTGCTGCCCCGCCCACGCCACAGACACGAAGCGATCAAGGTCAAGCCGGGACATCGTCTGAGAAACAGGGGGATGCACCGGAGGAATTGGCGGATGTGGTCGTCATTCCAGGTCCCGACAGCATCACGATTTCCTCGGATGACACTGATGCTTTGGATCGTATGGAAACCCTGTTGCGTGGGATCAGCCAACTGGGTCGCACCGAAGCATCCGATACCAACTTTGCAGTGTTCATGCTCCAGAACTCTGGCGCTATTGATATGGAAATGCTGTTGAAACGCTTGGTCGATGAAATGCCGTTCATGCGAGGCGGGCTGACCGATGCCGTAGTCGTTTCGGACGAACGATTGAACGCATTGATTGTTTACGGAAGCCCTCGGACTCGAGAGATCGTCGGTGATTTGTTGGAGGTCTTGGACACGGATGAGCTGCCGGACTTTTTGAATGTCTATCGGCCCGAAATCATCAACTTGGAGAACACGCAAGCCGATCGTGTTTTGACAATCCTGCGGACGGTGTATCGGTCGCAGATGAGTACCGCCGGTGGGCGTCGACCGCTGCAGGTCCCACGCGGTGTCGGTGCGTCGGTGGCTTCGGTGTTGCAACAGTTGAACGCCGCTGCGGCGGGGCCATTGTTGACTTTGGAAGTGGACGAGGCGGCCAATGCACTGATCGTCCGCGCGCCGGCGGAACTTCGCGATGAGATTCGATCCTTCGTGACGGACATGGATCAGCGGGCGCTGAACCAAAGCAACCGAAACGTCAAAATCATTCGCCTGAAACGTTCCAAGTCTGACAGCATCGAACGGGCATTACGCGAATTCATCGCCAGGTGA